A single Capricornis sumatraensis isolate serow.1 chromosome 20, serow.2, whole genome shotgun sequence DNA region contains:
- the RSPH6A gene encoding radial spoke head protein 6 homolog A: protein MGDPPPDPEPPSQPTSSRRSSQVSERRHSRELSRPQVSPLVPEELQQIPLGPQILRGSQEAPSNQSNLRGWPQRASLTPNENLVFQAEDPYVNPGFPAEVQPQAYLSEGGLQASQNGSLMLQQVQQSEGSLFQQLESTYQGPAADLPGQFTMYQREDLPLSLGTQHGPYMRDDPTLQFSPSELGFMSFNMELPEPEPRELAVQNAKAYLLQTSINSDLSLYEHLVNLLTKILNQRPEDPLFLLESLNRTTQWEWFHPKLDTLRDDPEMQPTYEMAERQKALFSRSGSGEGEQEMEEETAESPVPNIMEKAFYFEQAGVGLSSDESFRIFMALKQLVEQQPVHTCRFWGKVLGLSRSYLVAEVEFREGEEEAEEEEVDEMTEGGEGMEAHGEEEGDEDEDKAPDIVPKPTWKPPPVIPKEDSRIGTNRYLYFVCNEPGRPWMRLPHVTPIQIVQARKIRKFFTGYLDAPVISYPPFPGNEANYLRAQIARISAATHISPLGFYQFGEEEGDEEEEGGAGRDSYEENPDFEGIPVLELVDSMANWVHHTQHILPQGRCTWVNPLQKTEEEEELGEEEEKADEGVEEVEQEVGPPLLTPLSEDAEIMHMAPWTARLSCTFSPQYSVAVVRSNLWPGAYAYASGKKFENIYIGWGHKYSPENFNPSLPAPIQHEYPSGPDTIEMSDPTVDEEQALKAAQEQALAAAEEEEEDEEEDEDEDQDD, encoded by the exons ATGGGGGACCCTCCACCTGACCCTGAGCCCCCTTCTCAGCCGACCTCCAGCCGTAGGAGCTCGCAGGTCTCCGAGCGGCGGCACAGTCGGGAACTCAGCAGGCCCCAGGTCTCACCCCTGGTCCCCGAGGAGCTGCAGCAGATACCCCTTGGCCCCCAGATCCTGCGCGGCAGTCAGGAGGCGCCGTCGAACCAGAGCAACCTCCGTGGCTGGCCACAGAGGGCCAGCCTGACCCCAAACGAGAACCTGGTTTTCCAGGCCGAGGACCCTTACGTGAACCCGGGCTTTCCCGCAGAGGTGCAGCCCCAAGCTTACCTGAGCGAGGGCGGGCTCCAGGCCAGCCAGAACGGCAGCCTAATGCTGCAGCAGGTACAGCAGAGTGAAGGCAGCCTATTCCAGCAACTGGAGTCCACCTACCAGGGGCCCGCGGCAGACCTCCCGGGCCAGTTCACCATGTACCAGAGAGAAGACCTGCCGCTCAGCCTGGGCACCCAGCATGGGCCCTACATGAGGGATGACCCCACTCTTCAGTTCTCGCCCTCTGAGCTGGGCTTCATGTCCTTCAATATGGAGTTGCCCGAGCCAGAACCTCGAGAGCTGGCCGTGCAGAACGCCAAGGCTTACCTGCTGCAGACCAGCATCAACAGCGACCTCAGCCT GTATGAGCACCTGGTGAACCTGCTGACCAAGATTCTGAACCAGAGGCCGGAAGACCCCTTGTTCCTCCTGGAGTCGCTGAACCGCACCACTCAGTGGGAATGGTTCCACCCCAAGTTGGATACGCTTCGGGACGACCCGGAGATGCAGCCCACCTACGAGATGGCCGAGAGGCAAAAGGCACTGTTCAGCCGGAGCGGCAGCGGCGAGGGcgagcaggagatggaggaggagacG GCTGAGAGCCCGGTGCCAAACATCATGGAGAAGGCCTTCTACTTCGAGCAGGCCGGTGTGGGCCTGAGCTCCGACGAGAGTTTCCGCATCTTCATGGCCCTGAAGCAGCTGGTGGAGCAGCAGCCCGTCCACACCTGCCGCTTCTGGGGCAAGGTCCTGGGGCTCAGCCGCAGCTACCTGGTGGCCGAGGTGGAGTTCCGGGAGGGcgaagaggaggcagaggaggaggaggtggatgaGATGACGGAGGGCGGCGAGGGGATGGAGGCGCACGGCGAGGAGGAGGGCGACGAGGACGAGGACAAGGCCCCGGACATCGTCCCCAAGCCCACGTGGAAGCCGCCTCCTGTCATCCCCAAGGAAGACAGCCGAATCGGCACCAATAGGTACCTGTATTTCGTGTGCAACGAGCCGGGCCGGCCGTGGATGCGGCTGCCCCACGTCACGCCGATCCAGATCGTGCAGGCCCGCAAAATCAGGAAGTTCTTCACGGGTTACCTGGACGCGCCGGTCATCAGCTACCCGCCCTTCCCGGGCAACGAGGCCAACTACCTGCGGGCCCAGATCGCCCGCATCTCGGCCGCCACGCACATCAGTCCCCTCGGCTTCTACCAGTTTGGTGAGGAGGAAGGCGACGAAGAGGAGGAAGGTGGAGCCGGGCGCGACTCCTACGAGGAGAACCCCGATTTTGAGGGCATCCCGGTCCTCGAGCTGGTGGATTCCATGGCCAACTGGGTGCACCACACGCAGCACATCCTGCCGCAG GGCCGCTGCACTTGGGTGAACCCtttgcagaagacagaagaggaggaggagttgggggaggaggaagagaaggcagaTGAGGGCGTAGAGGAAGTGGAGCAGGAGGTCGGGCCCCCGCTGCTGACCCCGCTCTCAGAAGACGCAG AAATCATGCACATGGCACCGTGGACCGCCCGCCTGTCCTGCACCTTCAGCCCGCAGTATTCCGTGGCGGTCGTGCGCTCCAATCTTTGGCCAGGGGCCTATGCCTACGCCAGTGGCAA GAAATTTGAGAACATCTACATCGGCTGGGGCCACAAGTACAGTCCTGAGAACTTCAACCCGTCCCTGCCAGCCCCCATTCAGCACGAGTACCCCAGCGGCCCGGACACTATAGAGATGAGCGACCCCACGGTGGACGAGGAGCAGGCCCTGAAGGCTGCCCAGGAGCAGGCCCTGGCGGCTgcggaggaagaggaagaagacgaAGAGGAAGATGAGGATGAGGACCAGGATGACTGA